DNA sequence from the Chamaesiphon minutus PCC 6605 genome:
CATTCGTCGTTGGCAACGCCTCTTCCGTGGAGAATCATAGAAAAATGGCAAATCCAGCAACATTTCCACCAAAAATATGGGTAGGATTTGCGATCGCTGCCATCTTTTTGAGCAGCGGATTGGCGGCATGTTCCAATCGCACAGCGCAATCGCCATCAACAACAGATACTACGACCACGACCACGACTAGTCCAGCCGTAAGTTCAGCTCCCAGCTCATCGCCATCAACAACAGCGACTACACCCACGACCGATCCTTCTGTCAGTTCATCTCCAAACTCATCGAGTCAAACTATCTCCGATCGAGATTTTCTGACCATGATGACTGCCCATCACAAGCAAGCACTTGAAATGGCGGATTTAGCCCTAACCCGTGCCAAGCGTCCTGAAATCAAACAACTAGCTCGATCGATTATCAAAGACCAAAAGAGCGAGATTCAAACAATGGCAGCCCTTTATAAGACATCCTATGGCACAGAAATTCCCGCGATGGCAATGGGTGGTGGAATGATGGGCAAGGATGGCAATTCGATGAATGGCATGAATGGCATGAATGGCATGAATGGCATGAAAATGGATATGAATGCTCTCAAAAATGCCGCTGATTTCGATAAAGAATTTTTGCAGCAGATGAGTGTCCATCACCGGACAGCAACCGAGATGAGTCAGATGGTGTTACGGACGACCAAATCGCCAGAAATTCAGACATTAGCTCGGTCGATTATTAAGGCTCAAACTGCCGAGATCGCTCAGATGCAAAAATGGTACCAAAGTTGGTATAAATCCAACCTACCAAATAACACTTAAATTTAAAGTTTATCGATCCGCTTGACTCTCTAGCGGACTAGAGAGTTGAGAATAAGCATAAGTACATCTAAAACGCGCTCATCAAACTACCAACGAACAATGACTATCCAACTAAACATTCCTAACATGGCTTGCTCTGCCTGTAGTGAAACGATCTCCAAGGCAGTAATAGCGATTACCTAACGGTAGGCTACGCCAACGATCCGACAGCAACCGTGCAAGCCGATCCCAAAACCAAGCAAGTCAAGATTGAGACTCAAGCCTCTCAATCAGCGATCGAGAGTGCTATTACAGCGGCTGGCTACCAAGTAAATTAGCATAAATTAGAGTTCCAAACGGAGAAATCTCCCTGATTGATACCTTGACTTTGCATAAACGATCGCCAGTTTGCTAAATTACCCAAAATTCATCGATCGATTGTGTCAGTAATGGTACTGACATTGCCGATTATCAAAGCTAATTGGAGCTATATATATGTCTAAAATCGGTCTTTTTTATGGTACTCAAACAGGCAAGACAGAATCGATTGCCTTGATGATTCAAGAACAACTAGGTAGCGATGTTGTAGATATCCATGAAATAGCAGA
Encoded proteins:
- a CDS encoding DUF305 domain-containing protein, which gives rise to MTERNNQDRAFVVGNASSVENHRKMANPATFPPKIWVGFAIAAIFLSSGLAACSNRTAQSPSTTDTTTTTTTSPAVSSAPSSSPSTTATTPTTDPSVSSSPNSSSQTISDRDFLTMMTAHHKQALEMADLALTRAKRPEIKQLARSIIKDQKSEIQTMAALYKTSYGTEIPAMAMGGGMMGKDGNSMNGMNGMNGMNGMKMDMNALKNAADFDKEFLQQMSVHHRTATEMSQMVLRTTKSPEIQTLARSIIKAQTAEIAQMQKWYQSWYKSNLPNNT